The Pseudomonas saponiphila DNA window GTAGTCGTCCTCGACGATCCAGCCACCGCTGCGCTCGGCCCAGGCCAGCAACTCCAGGCGTCGGGCCAGGCTCATGATCACCCCGGTGGGGTACTGATGGGACGGGGTGACATAGGCCAGACGGCAGTGCTCCAGTTGTTCCAGCTGACGACAGTCGATGCCGTCCTGGTCCACCGCCACGCCCTGCAGTTGTGCCCCGGCCACGGCAAAGGCGTGACCGGCCGCTCGATAGCCGGGGTTTTCCACAGCCACGACGTCGCCGGGCTCCACCAGCAGCTGTGCACAAAGACTGATGCCCTGTTGCGCGCCACTGGTGATCACAATTTGTTCAGCGCTGCATTGCAGCCCCCGGGCGCTGCGCAGATAAGCGGCGATCAGGCTGCGTAGCCGTGAATCGCCGGCGGAATCGCCGTAGCACAGCTGGTGCAGGTTCGGCCTGCGCCAGAAAGCCGCATTCAGCTTGGCCCAGACCTCGAACGGGAACAGATCGAAAGCCGGCACGCCGACCCGAAAAGCCCGCGGCGGACCACTGGGCGGCGTGCTCAAATGGTGCTCTTGCAGGCGCTGCAGACCACTGCTGTGGATAACTTTACTGGATGCATCACCAGTTATTTCGACGGATTTTGTGGATAAAGCTGTGGGTAAGCCTGTTGACAACCCTGTGGATACTTTTGTGGATAGTTTTTTGATGGGGAGTCGGGTTTCCGGCAACTGGGCCACGTAGGTGCCATCACCGACCCGCCCTTCGATAAAACCCTCGGCATACAGCTGGTCATAGGCGCGCACCACGCTGTTGCGGGAAATCCCCAGCGCCGCCGCCAGGTCACGGCTGGCGGGCAAGCGCGTGCCGCTGGCCAGGCGCCCGTCCAGCACCCGCAGACGCAAGGCCTGGTATAGCTGGCGGCTAAGGCCCTGGCGGCGATCCAGCTCGATCCCGGCAGGGTTGAAAGACAGCGGAGGCAAAGCACTGTTCATCGCGGGGCACCCGGGAATTGGACCTATGAAATAGACCAGAGATGGCTCTTACAACGAACCATTAGCCTGCCTAGGATGCAGCCACTCGCCAAGGAGTTTTTCCATGTACCTGCCTCGCGCTTTCGTCGATGAAGACCTTTCCCGCCTGCACGGGGTGATGCAACGCAGCCGTCTGGCGACCCTGGTGACCTGGGGCGCCCTGGGCCTGCAGGCCAGCCACCTGCCCCTGCTGCTGGATCCCGCGGCAGGTCCCAATGGCACCCTCTCCGGGCACCTGGCCAAGGCCAATCCGCAGTGCACCGAGCTGGCCAGTGGCGCCGAGGCTCTGCTGATCTTCATGGGCGAAGATGCCTACGTCAGTCCCTCCTTCTATCCGAGCAAGGCCGAACACGGCAAAGTGGTGCCGACCTGGAACTACGTGGCGGTGCACGCCTACGGCCAGCCGGAGGTGTTCACCGATCCGCAGCGGCTGCTGCAGGTGGTCGAAGGCCTGACCGAGCGCCATGAGGCCGGCCGCCCGCAACCATGGAAGGTGGCCAATGCCCCGGCCGACTATGTCGACGGCATGCTCAAGGCGATTGTCGGTTTCGCCCTGCCGATCCAGCGCCTGGAAGGCAAGCGCAAGCTCAGCCAGAACCGCAATGCCGAAGATATCGCCGGAGTACGCGACGGCCTGGCGGCCAGCGCCGACCTGCGCGACCAGCAACTGTCGCAACTGATGGGCTGAGTGCCCGCCCACAACAATAAAGGAGCTTTCATGAGCCAGATCCAGATCCGCCCCGTCACCACCGCCGATCACGCCGCCTGGCTGCCTCTGTGGCAGGCCTACCTGCGCTTCTATGAAACCGAGCTGCCGGACGCCGTGACCCAGAGCACCTGGCAGCGTTTTCTCGATGCCCGCGAACCGACCCATGCCGCCCTGGCCTGGGACGGCGAGCGCGCCGTGGGCCTGGTGCATTTCATCTACCACCGCTCCAACTGGAGCATCGAGAACGCCTGCTACCTGCAAGACCTGCTGGTGACCCCGGACCAGCGCGGCACCGGTGTCGGCCGCCAACTGATCGAATTCGTCTATGCCCAGGCCAAGCAGGACGGCTGCGCCAAGGTGCATTGGCTGACCCACGAAACCAATGCCACGGCCATCCAGCTGTATGAGCGCATTGCCGAGCGCCCGGGCTTCATCCAGTTCCGCAAACCCCTCTGAATTGCCAAGGAGCCACTGCATGTCGATTTCACTTGCCGATTGGAAAGGCGTCCCCGCCCCTTCGGCCACCCTGCTTGAAGGGCGCTTCATCCGTTTGGAAAGGCTCGACCCGACGCGCCACGGCGATGAGCTGTTTCAGGTGCTGCAAGGCCCTGGCGCCGACCCTGTGCTGTGGAACTACCTGCCTTACGGCCCCTTCCCCGAGCGCCCGGCGTTCGATGCCTGGCTCGGCAACCACGCCCTTGCCAGCGATCCGTATTTCTTCACCGTGATCGACCGCGCCAGTGGCCAGGCCCAGGGCCTTATCAGCCTGATGTCCATCGTCCCGGCCCAGGGCCGCATCGAGATCGGCCACGTCACCTTCGGCGCGCCGATGCAGCGCTCGCCCAAGAGCACCGAGGCGGTGTACCTGCTGGCCAAGGAAGCCTTCGCCCTGGGCTACCGACGCCTGGAATGGAAGTGCAACAACGCCAATGCCCGCTCGCGCTACGCCGCGGAACGTCTGGGTTTCAGCTTCGAGGGTGTGTTTCGCCAGCACATGGTGGCCAAGGGGCAGAATCGCGATACCGCGTGGTTCTCGATCCTGGACGGGGAATGGCCGGCGATTGCCAAGGGCTTCGAGCAATGGCTCAGCGATGAGAACCAGAGCGGCGCGGGGCAACTCAAGTCGCTGGCGGAGTGTCGCGGGTAAGCGGGATTTTCGCCGGCAAGCCGGCTCCTACAGGAATTGCGGTGAACCCGAACCTTGTAGGAGCTGGCTTGCCAGCGAAGGACTCAACCGAGCTTCTGCGCCAACACCGCAATATGCTCCGGCCCGATGCCGCAGCAACCGCCGACATGGCTGGCACCGCGCTGGTGCCAGTCCGCTACCCATCGCAGATAACCCGGCGGATCCAGGTCTTCGCGCAGCGGGCACAGGCCGTCGTTGGCGGTGGCATCCTCGGGCTGCGGCGGGAAGGCGTTGGCGTACACGCCAATGTGGATCTGCGCCCCCAGGCGCTCGAAGGTGTCACGGGCCGCATCCACCGCCGCACCGATCACTTCCGGCTGGCTGCAGTTGAACAGCAGGGTCTGCACCCCGAGTTGCGCCGCCACCGCCGCCGCGTCAGCCACCGGCTCGCCGGAACGCAGGCGCGGCACTTCATCGACATCTTCATCCTTCAGGGTGAAGGACAGCCAGAACGGCTTGCCGTCCTCGGGCAGTCCCGCGTGGATGGCCCGCGCTTCGGCGATCGAGCTTTGGGTTTCCGCCAGCCACAGGTCCACGAACGGCGCCAGCCCGTTAACCAGCGGGCTCAGCACTTCCTCGACCCGGGACGCATCGAACAGATCCGGGCGATAGGAGCCGAACAGCGGCGGCAACGAACCCGCCACCCGCACCGGCTTGCCGGAGGCCTCCACCGCGCGACGCGCCAACTCACCGGCCAGGGCCGCCAGGGCCTGGCCTTCGGCGGCAAAGCGCTCTTCACCGATGTGGAACGGCACCACGGCGTAGCTGTTGCTGGTGATCACGTTGGAACCACTGGCGATATAGGCCGCATGCACCGCCTCCACCGCCTGGGGATCTTCGCTCAACGCCAGGGCTGACCACTCGGGCTGCCGGAACGGCGCACCACGGCGCTGCAACTCACGACCCATACCGCCATCCAGAATTACCGTGCTACCTGCGCCCATATGCTTTTTACTCATATGCTTATGAAAATAACTCACTACCGGAGTCGTTCTTATAACTATTAAATACGCACCATTCGGTTAATAACAACTCTTTTTCAGTCAGGATTCCGATGAATTTCAAACCGCTGCTGGCCCTCGGCCTGACCGTACTTGCCGCCTCTTCCCAAGCCTTCGCCGGCGCCACCCTGGAGCGCATCGAGCAGAAAAAGGAACTGGTCGGGGTGCTGATGGAAAGCTACCCGCCCTTCTCCTTCCTCAATGAGCAGAACCAGCTGGACGGCTTCGATGTCGACGTGGCCAAGGCCGTGGCCGACAAGCTCGGGGTCAAGCTGCGCCTGGAAACCCCATCCTGGGACGTGATCGCCGCCGGCCGCTGGAGCGGGCGCTACGACATCTGCATCTGCTCCATGACCCCGAGCAAGGCCCGCGCCGAAGTCTTCGACTTCCCGGTGCAGTACTACGCCTCGCCGGCGGTGATCGTGGTCAATGCCAAGGATGAGCGGATCCACAGCGCCAAGGACCTGAGCGACAAGAAGGTCGGCCTCACCGCCGCCTCCAGCTACGAGAGTTACCTGAACAAGAACCTGGTGATCGAAGGCGCTGAAGACACCCAGTTGCACTACCCCTTCGAGAACGTGCAGATCGCCCCCTACGACACCGACAACGTGGCCTTCCAGGACCTCGGCCTGGGCCCGGGCGTGCGCCTGGATGCGATCCTCACCAACCTGGTCACCGCGCAACCGCGGCTGACCCAGGATTCGCGCTTCAAGCTGGCCGGCGAGCCGCTGTACGCCGAGCCCAACTCGGTGGCCATCGAGAAAGGCGATGCGCAGTGGAATGCCAAGGTGCGTGAAGTCTTCGCCCAGCTGAAGCAGGACGGCACCCTGAGCAAGCTGTCGCAGAAGTGGATCGGCGCCGACATCAGCCAATGACTGCCTACACGCCACCGCCCCGGCCACCGCAACCGGTGGCTGAACCGCTGCTCAAGCGCCTGCTGGGCTTTCGCAGCCGTCTGTACCTGACCTGGGCGGCGCTGCTGGGGCTGTTCGCCAGCTTCTTCCTGAGCTTCGACCTGAAGTTCTCGATCATCCTCGACAAGCTGCCAAACCTGCTGGGCCTGCACCTGTCCCCCAGCGGCTTTCTCCAGGGCGCGGCGCTGACCCTGTTCCTCTGCGCCTGCTCCATCGTCGCCTCGTCGCTGCTGGGCTTCGTCACCGCCCTGGCGCGCCTGTCGTCGAGCGCCGTGGCGTTCGGCATCGCCAGCTTCTACGCCTCGTTCTTTCGCGGCACGCCGCTGCTGATCCAGATCCTGCTGATCTACCTCGGCCTGCCGCAACTGGGGGTGGTGCCGGGCGCCATCACCGCCGGGATCATCGCCCTGTCGCTGAACTACGGCGCCTACCTCAGCGAGATCTTCCGTGCCGGCCTCCTCGGCGTGCCCCACGGCCAACGCCAGGCGGCCCTGGCCCTGGGCATGAGCGACAGCGTGATCTTCTGGCAGGTGACCCTGCCCCAGGCCATGCGCACCATCATTCCGCCGACCACCAACCAGTTCATCTCGATGCTCAAGGACTCGTCGCTGATCTCGGTGATGGGGGTCTGGGAGGTGATGTTCCTGGCCCAGTCCTATGGCCGCTCCAGCTACCGCTACATCGAGATGCTGAGCACCGCGGCACTGATCTACTGGCTGCTGTCCATCGGCCTGGAACTGATCCAGGCGCGGATGGAAAAGCACTACGGCAAGGGTTACGCCAAGCGCGGTTGAGGTTCAGCCGCAAGCCCGGAAGGCCCCGGGCTTGGTTCCGAGCTTTCAAGCTCATCGAACAGCGAACGGGCGCGGCTGGTCTTGTGCACCTTTACCACCCCCATCTGCAGGCCGAACGGCTTGAACACCGCGGTCAGTGACTTGAGGGTCGGGTTGCCGTCACCGTGTTCGATATGGATCAGGGTGCGCAGGGAGATCCGGCACATGCGGGCGAACTGACTCTGATGCAGCCCGGTGACTTCGGTACGCAGGCGCTTGACCGCCTCGCCAAGCGGCAGGCGACCGGCCGCCATTTCCTGCTGGATGTGGTCGATCAGGGCCCCGCGTTGTTCCAGCGTCATGTTCATCGCAATCCCCACTCCTGCAGGCGTCGGTCCAGGTGGCGCAAGTGAATGCGCGGATGATTCAGGGTGGCTTCGGGCAAGCCGCCGGCACTCAGCAGGTCCGGCAGGGCCCGCAGTTGTTCGGCATCCGCGCGCAGGCGGGTCAACGCGGCCTCAGGATCGAGCAGCGGCTTGAGGCTGGCGCACACCAGGCGCCAATCGACATCCCCGGCCACTTCCATGCGCCCGGGCCATTTGGTGGTGCGGGCAATCCCCTGGTCATCCATGACCTTGGGCGCCAGGTCATGGATCGGCGCCAGATGCACCCCGGTATCCGTGCGCACCACCGAAAGCGTGCGGCCGTGATTGTCGGTGTTGCCGAGGATCTTGTTGAGCAGATCGCGCCGCAGGTAGTCCGCAACCAGTTCGGGGATCGACGTCTCCTGGCCGGTGGCGCGCCACAGTTCGGCGAGAATCCCCAGGACCTCGGTATGGCGCATGCCCTGGCCATGGCCCACCAGCCCGGCCAGGGAATAGATCGACTCCACCGCCAAGCGTTCGACTCCGGCGGGCGTTGGCCGACGGTCAAAGCGCTGCATCCACAGGCTCGGCCGGCGCCCCTCTTCCAGGGCCAGCCCGGAAGCCGCCGGCGTCTCGATCCCCAACTGCTGCAGCGCCCGGTAGTAGTGGAACTCGCTTCTGAGGATGTCGCAGGCATTCGGCGAGGCCGGGTTACGGGGGAACTTCACCCACCAGTGACGCGCTGCATATGCGTCATCGAGCAGCGCATCGGGGTACAGCAAGCCCTCGCGGTTTTCCGTCAGCAACAGCTTGGGCGCTTCGTCTCCGAGGCTCGCCGTGCCACCAAAAGCCGCCGCCTGCTCATGGGCGTATTCAAGAAACCGGTTGTCCAGGGTCACCACCTGTTCCCGGGTGAAGCCCAGGGCCGGGCGCCTGTGCAGCCCTGCCAGCGACTCCTTGATCCGCAGATGGCCAATCGGCGCCGCCGTGCTTCGGGCCAGGAGGAACAACTCGCTGCCCACGCCATCGGGCCGCTCATGACCCATCTGCCGGAGCAAAAAGCCGCGCGCCGCCGGCGTGGCGACCAGGTCATAAAGAAAGGCCGGCGCCCGGTCTTCTCGCCAGGACTCCCACCCCAGAGGTATCTGTGCACTGACCGAACGGCCCAACGGGCTGGCAACAGCTTCCAGGTTGTCCACCAGATACTGCGGGACATAACCAAAGCTGCAAGGGCTGGCAAAGCCCTCTGCGGGGTTGTCGAAACTCAGGGTCATGGCATCGGCCCACGCCCCTGCGCCGTAGAGCTGCAACGTCAGCCGGAGCATTGGGGTACCTGTAATTTGCTGCACTTCAATAGACGTTCCGTCTCAATCATCCGCGCATTATATTGCAGTTATTCCAGGTAACGATGCCAATACATGCACCTAAATGCATTTATATAAAATATTACCTCCACGAAAATGCATTAAATGACACTTCAAAAAAGCAAAAAAAAGGGGAGCCGTAGCTCCCCCGAGGTAAACCGTTACAGATGAGAGCCTGAACTCAGCCCTCGATTTCGATCAGGATTTCGCCCGGGTTGACCCGGTCGCCCTTGGCCACATGAATCGCCACCACCTTGCCGGCCACCGCAGCCTGGACTTCGGTTTCCATCTTCATGGCTTCAGTGATCAGCACCGCCTGACCCTCCTTGACCACATCGCCTTCCTTGACCAGCACATCGACGATGTTGCCCGGCATGGTGGTGCTGACATGGCCCGGCGCGCTGGCCTGCTTGCGCTTGCTGCCACCGCCGCCGACAAATTCGTTGAGCGGCTCGAACACCACCTCTTCCGGCATGCCGTCGATGGACAGGTAGAAGTGGCGCTTGCCTTCGGCCTTGACCCCGACACCGGTGATGTCGACGCGGTAGGTTTCGCCATGGACGTCGATGACGAACTCGGTCGGCACGCCCTCACCGCCCGGCTTGCTGACACCGCCGGCTTCGGGGATCGGCAGCAGCGCTTCCGGAACCAGGGTGCCGGCCTCACGCTCTTCGAGGAACTTGCGCCCGATGTCGGGGAACATGGCGTAGGTCAGCACGTCTTCTTCGGAATGGGCCAGGACACCGATTTCGCCGCGCAGCTTGGTCATTTCCGGCTGCAGCAGGTCGGCCGGACGCACATCGATCACGTCCTCGCTGCCGATGGCCTGGCGCCGCAGGTTCTCGTCCACCTGACCCGGGGCCTTGCCGTAGCGGCCTTGCAGGTAGAGCTTCACTTCGTTGGTGATGGTCTTGTAGCGCTCGCCGGCCAGGACGTTGAAGAACGCCTGGGTGCCGACGATCTGCGAGGTCGGGGTCACCAGCGGCGGGTAGCCCAGGTCATGACGCACCCGCGGAATCTCCGCCAGCACTTCGCCCATGCGGTTCAGCGCGCCCTGCTCTTTCAACTGGTTGGCCAGGTTGGAAATCATCCCGCCCGGCACCTGGTTGACCTGCACCCGGGTATCGACCGCGGTGAATTCGCTTTCGAACTGGTGGTACTTCTTGCGCACGGCGTAGAAGTACAGGCCGATTTCCTGCAGCAGCTCCAGGTCCAGGCCGGTGTCGAACTCACTGCCTTTGAGGGCCGCGACCATGGACTCGGTGCCCGGGTGGCTGGTGCCCCAGGCAAAGCTGGAGATGGCC harbors:
- a CDS encoding type II toxin-antitoxin system HipA family toxin, encoding MTLSFDNPAEGFASPCSFGYVPQYLVDNLEAVASPLGRSVSAQIPLGWESWREDRAPAFLYDLVATPAARGFLLRQMGHERPDGVGSELFLLARSTAAPIGHLRIKESLAGLHRRPALGFTREQVVTLDNRFLEYAHEQAAAFGGTASLGDEAPKLLLTENREGLLYPDALLDDAYAARHWWVKFPRNPASPNACDILRSEFHYYRALQQLGIETPAASGLALEEGRRPSLWMQRFDRRPTPAGVERLAVESIYSLAGLVGHGQGMRHTEVLGILAELWRATGQETSIPELVADYLRRDLLNKILGNTDNHGRTLSVVRTDTGVHLAPIHDLAPKVMDDQGIARTTKWPGRMEVAGDVDWRLVCASLKPLLDPEAALTRLRADAEQLRALPDLLSAGGLPEATLNHPRIHLRHLDRRLQEWGLR
- a CDS encoding ABC transporter substrate-binding protein, coding for MNFKPLLALGLTVLAASSQAFAGATLERIEQKKELVGVLMESYPPFSFLNEQNQLDGFDVDVAKAVADKLGVKLRLETPSWDVIAAGRWSGRYDICICSMTPSKARAEVFDFPVQYYASPAVIVVNAKDERIHSAKDLSDKKVGLTAASSYESYLNKNLVIEGAEDTQLHYPFENVQIAPYDTDNVAFQDLGLGPGVRLDAILTNLVTAQPRLTQDSRFKLAGEPLYAEPNSVAIEKGDAQWNAKVREVFAQLKQDGTLSKLSQKWIGADISQ
- a CDS encoding amino acid ABC transporter permease codes for the protein MTAYTPPPRPPQPVAEPLLKRLLGFRSRLYLTWAALLGLFASFFLSFDLKFSIILDKLPNLLGLHLSPSGFLQGAALTLFLCACSIVASSLLGFVTALARLSSSAVAFGIASFYASFFRGTPLLIQILLIYLGLPQLGVVPGAITAGIIALSLNYGAYLSEIFRAGLLGVPHGQRQAALALGMSDSVIFWQVTLPQAMRTIIPPTTNQFISMLKDSSLISVMGVWEVMFLAQSYGRSSYRYIEMLSTAALIYWLLSIGLELIQARMEKHYGKGYAKRG
- a CDS encoding PLP-dependent aminotransferase family protein, with protein sequence MNSALPPLSFNPAGIELDRRQGLSRQLYQALRLRVLDGRLASGTRLPASRDLAAALGISRNSVVRAYDQLYAEGFIEGRVGDGTYVAQLPETRLPIKKLSTKVSTGLSTGLPTALSTKSVEITGDASSKVIHSSGLQRLQEHHLSTPPSGPPRAFRVGVPAFDLFPFEVWAKLNAAFWRRPNLHQLCYGDSAGDSRLRSLIAAYLRSARGLQCSAEQIVITSGAQQGISLCAQLLVEPGDVVAVENPGYRAAGHAFAVAGAQLQGVAVDQDGIDCRQLEQLEHCRLAYVTPSHQYPTGVIMSLARRLELLAWAERSGGWIVEDDYDGEYRYSGAPLAPLAALDRQGRVIYVGTFGKVAFPALRLGYLVLPPGLVQAFARRRAVDVRHSEVSTQAVMAEFMAAGHFQRHIRRMRRAALSRRNTLLAGWPETIPGVGPLPTVAAGLHLTVRVDSLAREQQLLEQAANVDVEVNGLSSYWLPQSPLPEDRRAGLVLGFAAVPEVDIQAALGRLRQVWRV
- a CDS encoding GNAT family N-acetyltransferase, yielding MSQIQIRPVTTADHAAWLPLWQAYLRFYETELPDAVTQSTWQRFLDAREPTHAALAWDGERAVGLVHFIYHRSNWSIENACYLQDLLVTPDQRGTGVGRQLIEFVYAQAKQDGCAKVHWLTHETNATAIQLYERIAERPGFIQFRKPL
- a CDS encoding GNAT family N-acetyltransferase; the protein is MSISLADWKGVPAPSATLLEGRFIRLERLDPTRHGDELFQVLQGPGADPVLWNYLPYGPFPERPAFDAWLGNHALASDPYFFTVIDRASGQAQGLISLMSIVPAQGRIEIGHVTFGAPMQRSPKSTEAVYLLAKEAFALGYRRLEWKCNNANARSRYAAERLGFSFEGVFRQHMVAKGQNRDTAWFSILDGEWPAIAKGFEQWLSDENQSGAGQLKSLAECRG
- a CDS encoding homocysteine S-methyltransferase family protein, with the translated sequence MGAGSTVILDGGMGRELQRRGAPFRQPEWSALALSEDPQAVEAVHAAYIASGSNVITSNSYAVVPFHIGEERFAAEGQALAALAGELARRAVEASGKPVRVAGSLPPLFGSYRPDLFDASRVEEVLSPLVNGLAPFVDLWLAETQSSIAEARAIHAGLPEDGKPFWLSFTLKDEDVDEVPRLRSGEPVADAAAVAAQLGVQTLLFNCSQPEVIGAAVDAARDTFERLGAQIHIGVYANAFPPQPEDATANDGLCPLREDLDPPGYLRWVADWHQRGASHVGGCCGIGPEHIAVLAQKLG
- a CDS encoding FMN-binding negative transcriptional regulator; the encoded protein is MYLPRAFVDEDLSRLHGVMQRSRLATLVTWGALGLQASHLPLLLDPAAGPNGTLSGHLAKANPQCTELASGAEALLIFMGEDAYVSPSFYPSKAEHGKVVPTWNYVAVHAYGQPEVFTDPQRLLQVVEGLTERHEAGRPQPWKVANAPADYVDGMLKAIVGFALPIQRLEGKRKLSQNRNAEDIAGVRDGLAASADLRDQQLSQLMG
- the oadA gene encoding sodium-extruding oxaloacetate decarboxylase subunit alpha, whose product is MTKKIFVTDTILRDAHQSLLATRMRTEDMLPICDKLDKVGYWSLEVWGGATFDACVRFLKEDPWERLRQLRAALPNTRLQMLLRGQNLLGYRHYSDDVVKAFVAKAAVNGIDVFRIFDAMNDVRNLRVAIEAVKAAGKHAQGTIAYTTSPVHTIEAFVAQAKQMAAMGCDSIAIKDMAGLLTPYATGELVKALKAELSLPVFIHSHDTAGLAAMCQLKAIENGADHIDTAISSFAWGTSHPGTESMVAALKGSEFDTGLDLELLQEIGLYFYAVRKKYHQFESEFTAVDTRVQVNQVPGGMISNLANQLKEQGALNRMGEVLAEIPRVRHDLGYPPLVTPTSQIVGTQAFFNVLAGERYKTITNEVKLYLQGRYGKAPGQVDENLRRQAIGSEDVIDVRPADLLQPEMTKLRGEIGVLAHSEEDVLTYAMFPDIGRKFLEEREAGTLVPEALLPIPEAGGVSKPGGEGVPTEFVIDVHGETYRVDITGVGVKAEGKRHFYLSIDGMPEEVVFEPLNEFVGGGGSKRKQASAPGHVSTTMPGNIVDVLVKEGDVVKEGQAVLITEAMKMETEVQAAVAGKVVAIHVAKGDRVNPGEILIEIEG